Proteins encoded in a region of the Streptomyces sp. NBC_00513 genome:
- the ftsY gene encoding signal recognition particle-docking protein FtsY, with translation MDILILAVVIALVAVGVVSGLVVGSRKKKQLPPTAPPGPPTITAPPAEPQVGEDAAPTAEEPRRTIEEVTLPEAEAATDSPVAVEDPVVAAPEIEVPEPTAGRLVRLRARLSRSQNSLGKGLLTLLSREHLDEDTWEEVEETLLIADVGVVPTQELVDRLRERVKVLGTRTPADLRTLLKEELLTLVGTDFDRAVKTESGVDTPAVVMVVGVNGTGKTTTTGKLARVLVADGRSVVLGAADTFRAAAADQLQTWGDRVGARTVRGPEGGDPASIAYDAVKEGIAEGADVVLIDTAGRLHTKTGLMDELGKVKRVVEKHGPLDEVLLVLDATTGQNGLTQARVFAEVVDITGIVLTKLDGTAKGGIVVAVQRELGVPVKLIGLGEGPDDLAPFEPEAFVDALIGD, from the coding sequence ATGGACATCCTCATTCTCGCTGTAGTCATCGCCCTGGTCGCGGTCGGCGTGGTCAGCGGGCTCGTGGTCGGCAGCCGCAAGAAGAAGCAGCTGCCCCCCACGGCACCGCCCGGCCCGCCGACCATCACTGCCCCGCCCGCCGAACCGCAGGTGGGGGAGGACGCCGCCCCCACGGCGGAAGAGCCGCGCCGCACGATCGAGGAGGTGACCCTTCCCGAGGCGGAGGCGGCCACCGACTCCCCGGTCGCCGTCGAGGACCCCGTGGTCGCGGCACCCGAGATCGAGGTGCCCGAGCCCACCGCCGGCCGCCTGGTCCGGCTGCGCGCACGGCTCTCCCGCTCGCAGAACTCGCTCGGCAAGGGACTGCTCACGCTGCTCTCCCGCGAGCACCTCGACGAGGACACCTGGGAGGAGGTCGAAGAGACCCTCCTGATCGCCGACGTCGGCGTCGTGCCGACCCAGGAGCTGGTGGACCGGCTCCGCGAGCGGGTCAAGGTGCTCGGCACCCGCACCCCCGCCGACCTGCGCACCCTCCTGAAGGAGGAGCTGCTGACCCTGGTCGGCACCGACTTCGACCGCGCCGTCAAGACCGAGAGCGGCGTCGACACCCCGGCCGTCGTGATGGTCGTCGGCGTCAACGGCACCGGCAAGACCACCACCACCGGCAAGCTGGCCCGCGTCCTCGTCGCCGACGGCCGCAGCGTCGTGCTCGGCGCGGCGGACACCTTCCGTGCCGCCGCCGCCGACCAGCTCCAGACCTGGGGGGACCGGGTCGGCGCCCGGACCGTCCGCGGCCCCGAGGGCGGCGACCCGGCGTCGATCGCCTACGACGCCGTCAAGGAGGGCATCGCCGAGGGCGCGGACGTCGTACTGATCGACACCGCCGGTCGGCTGCACACCAAGACCGGGCTCATGGACGAGCTCGGCAAGGTCAAGCGCGTCGTGGAGAAGCACGGCCCGCTCGACGAGGTCCTGCTCGTGCTGGACGCCACCACCGGCCAGAACGGCCTGACCCAGGCGCGCGTCTTCGCCGAGGTCGTGGACATCACCGGCATCGTGCTGACCAAGCTCGACGGGACCGCCAAGGGCGGCATCGTCGTCGCCGTCCAGCGCGAGCTGGGTGTCCCGGTCAAGCTCATCGGTCTCGGCGAGGGACCGGACGACCTGGCCCCCTTCGAGCCGGAGGCGTTCGTGGACGCCCTGATCGGCGACTGA
- a CDS encoding LLM class flavin-dependent oxidoreductase: protein MPITVARFNLVDPYGTPESLSARYRAALEMAKYADDRGIDTVQTEEHHGTGNNWMPSPFLFAGAVFGATRRIAVTVSAIIGPLHDPLKVAEDIAVLDLLSGGRLVTVAGIGYRPEEYEQHGVEWGRRGRLQDELLETLLKAWTGEPFSFRGRTVRVTPRPFTRPHPLLLVGGSSRAAARRAARLGLPFFPSAHLPELEAYYQEQLAEHGTEGFCMMPAAQTPLLHISEDPDRAWAEYGEHFLHEAGTYASWQSKDIVSAVRSGAHSVSELRAEGVYRILTPDEAVAHARAAGEAGNLVLHPLCGGMPVDEGWRSLQLLCEQVLPRLKS from the coding sequence ATGCCCATCACCGTGGCCCGCTTCAACCTCGTCGACCCGTACGGCACCCCGGAATCCCTCTCCGCCCGGTACAGGGCCGCGCTGGAGATGGCGAAGTACGCGGACGACCGCGGGATCGACACCGTCCAGACCGAGGAACACCACGGCACCGGGAACAACTGGATGCCCTCGCCCTTCCTCTTCGCGGGCGCGGTCTTCGGCGCCACGCGCCGTATCGCGGTCACCGTCTCCGCAATCATCGGCCCGCTCCACGACCCCTTGAAGGTGGCCGAGGACATCGCCGTGCTCGACCTGCTGAGCGGTGGCCGCCTGGTCACCGTCGCCGGCATCGGGTACCGACCCGAGGAGTACGAGCAGCACGGCGTGGAGTGGGGCCGGCGCGGCAGGCTCCAGGACGAGCTGCTGGAGACCCTGTTGAAGGCGTGGACCGGCGAGCCGTTCTCCTTCCGCGGCCGGACCGTACGGGTCACCCCGCGGCCGTTCACCCGGCCGCACCCGCTGCTGCTGGTCGGAGGCAGTTCAAGGGCGGCGGCGCGGCGCGCGGCCCGGCTGGGGCTGCCCTTCTTCCCGAGCGCCCACCTGCCGGAGTTGGAGGCGTACTACCAGGAACAGCTCGCGGAGCACGGCACGGAGGGCTTCTGCATGATGCCCGCCGCGCAGACGCCGCTGCTGCACATCTCGGAGGATCCCGACCGGGCCTGGGCCGAGTACGGGGAGCACTTCCTGCACGAGGCCGGGACGTACGCGTCCTGGCAGTCCAAGGACATCGTCAGCGCCGTGCGGTCGGGCGCGCACTCGGTGTCCGAGCTGCGCGCGGAGGGTGTGTACCGGATCCTCACCCCGGACGAGGCGGTCGCCCACGCCCGAGCCGCCGGCGAGGCGGGCAACCTGGTGCTGCACCCACTGTGCGGCGGGATGCCCGTCGACGAGGGGTGGCGCAGCCTGCAGTTGCTGTGCGAACAGGTACTGCCCCGGCTCAAGAGCTGA
- a CDS encoding [protein-PII] uridylyltransferase has protein sequence MTSVDATTTEPAGSGPSGYAAARLRLLQEESRSGPSRRSALAALTDDWLRALFARAVRETGVRGASLVAVGGYGRGELSPRSDLDLLLLHDGKADPRALSALADRLWYPVWDLGVALDHSVRTPAEARKTAAEDLKVHLGLLDSRPVAGDAGLLAGLRTSVLADWRNQAVKRLPQLDTLCRERADRAGELRFLLEPDLKEARGGLRDITALRAVAASWLADAPREGLAEARRKLLDTRDALHLVTGRATDRLSLQEQDQVAERLGLLDADALLREVYEAARVVAYAGDVTWREVGRVLRARSARPRLRGLLGSRGPAESARAPLAEGVVESDGEAVLALAARPERDPVLALRLGAAAAQAGLPVSPHSVRRLAAQAKPLPVPWPAEAREQLLTLLGAGEPTIGVWEALEAEGLITRLLPDWERVRCRPQRNPVHTWTVDRHLVETAVRASEMTRRVSRPDLLLMAALLHDIGKGWPGDHSVAGETIARDVATRVGFDARDTAVLGVLVRNHLLLIDTATRGDLDDPATVRSVAQALGSTGTLELLHALTEADALATGPAAWSAWRGSLVADLVARVAAVLRGAPPAATEPEIPSTEAERLAVEALRTGEPVLALHARQEEDAVGVELVVAVPDQPGVLPAAAGVLALHRLTVRAADLRSLELSDLPGEVLVLRWRVAAEYGALPETARLRTDLIRALDGSLDVPAKLAERESAYPRRRGVVPPPPRVTVIPDVSSLATVLEVRAPDAVGLLHRIGRALESAGVRVRSAHVSTLGANAVDSLYVVDADGKPLPPAPAAALAAEVEAALR, from the coding sequence GTGACGAGTGTGGACGCGACCACGACCGAACCGGCCGGCTCGGGACCCAGCGGTTACGCCGCGGCCCGGCTGCGACTCCTCCAGGAGGAGTCGCGGTCCGGGCCTTCCCGGCGTTCCGCCCTGGCCGCACTGACCGACGACTGGCTGCGGGCGCTCTTCGCCCGAGCCGTGCGGGAGACCGGCGTACGGGGCGCCTCGCTGGTCGCCGTCGGTGGCTACGGACGCGGCGAACTCTCCCCGCGCAGCGACCTCGACCTGCTGCTCCTGCACGACGGCAAGGCCGACCCCCGCGCGCTGAGCGCGTTGGCCGACCGCCTCTGGTACCCCGTGTGGGACCTCGGCGTGGCCCTCGACCACTCCGTACGGACCCCCGCGGAGGCCCGCAAAACGGCCGCCGAGGACCTCAAGGTCCACCTCGGACTGCTCGACTCCCGCCCCGTCGCCGGGGACGCCGGACTCCTCGCCGGCCTGCGCACCTCCGTGCTGGCCGACTGGCGCAACCAGGCCGTCAAACGGCTCCCGCAACTGGACACCCTGTGCCGCGAGCGCGCCGACCGGGCCGGCGAGCTGCGCTTCCTGCTCGAACCCGACCTCAAGGAGGCACGCGGCGGCCTGCGCGACATCACCGCGCTGCGGGCCGTCGCCGCGTCCTGGCTCGCCGACGCCCCCCGCGAGGGACTCGCCGAGGCCCGACGCAAGCTCCTGGACACGCGCGACGCCCTGCACCTGGTGACCGGCCGGGCCACCGACCGGCTCTCCCTCCAGGAACAGGACCAGGTCGCCGAGCGGCTCGGCCTGCTCGACGCCGACGCCCTGCTGCGCGAGGTGTACGAGGCCGCGCGGGTCGTCGCGTACGCCGGGGACGTCACCTGGCGGGAGGTCGGCCGCGTGCTGCGCGCCCGCTCCGCCCGCCCCCGCCTGCGCGGGCTGCTGGGGAGCCGGGGCCCGGCCGAGTCGGCGCGCGCCCCGCTGGCCGAAGGGGTCGTGGAATCCGACGGCGAGGCCGTGCTGGCACTGGCCGCGCGCCCCGAACGGGACCCGGTGCTCGCGCTGCGGCTCGGCGCGGCCGCCGCGCAGGCCGGCCTGCCCGTGTCCCCGCACTCCGTGCGCCGGCTCGCGGCGCAGGCGAAGCCCCTGCCCGTGCCCTGGCCCGCCGAGGCCCGCGAACAGCTCCTGACACTGCTCGGGGCTGGGGAGCCCACGATCGGAGTGTGGGAGGCCCTCGAAGCGGAAGGCCTGATCACACGACTGCTGCCCGACTGGGAACGGGTCCGGTGCCGGCCGCAGCGCAACCCCGTGCACACCTGGACCGTGGACCGGCACCTGGTCGAGACCGCCGTCCGCGCCTCCGAGATGACCCGCCGGGTGAGCCGCCCCGACCTGCTGCTGATGGCCGCGCTGCTGCACGACATCGGCAAGGGGTGGCCCGGCGACCACTCCGTCGCCGGCGAGACCATCGCCCGCGACGTGGCCACCCGCGTGGGCTTCGACGCCCGGGACACCGCCGTCCTCGGCGTCCTCGTCCGCAACCACCTCCTGCTGATCGACACCGCGACCCGGGGCGACCTCGACGACCCCGCCACCGTGCGCTCCGTCGCGCAGGCCCTCGGCTCCACCGGCACCCTGGAACTGCTGCACGCGCTCACCGAGGCCGACGCACTCGCCACCGGACCGGCCGCCTGGAGCGCCTGGCGCGGTTCCCTGGTGGCCGACCTCGTCGCCCGCGTCGCGGCCGTCCTGCGCGGCGCGCCGCCCGCCGCCACCGAACCGGAGATCCCCTCCACCGAAGCGGAACGCCTCGCGGTCGAGGCGCTGCGCACCGGCGAACCGGTCCTGGCGCTGCACGCCCGCCAGGAGGAGGACGCCGTCGGCGTCGAACTCGTCGTCGCCGTCCCCGACCAGCCCGGGGTCCTCCCCGCCGCGGCCGGCGTACTGGCCCTGCACCGGCTGACCGTACGGGCCGCCGACCTGCGCTCCCTGGAGCTGTCGGACCTGCCGGGCGAGGTACTGGTGCTGCGCTGGCGGGTCGCCGCCGAGTACGGGGCCCTGCCGGAGACGGCACGACTGCGGACCGACCTGATCCGGGCGCTGGACGGCTCCCTGGACGTTCCGGCGAAACTGGCCGAGCGCGAATCGGCCTACCCCCGGCGGCGCGGAGTGGTCCCGCCCCCGCCCCGGGTCACCGTGATCCCGGACGTCTCCTCGCTGGCCACGGTCCTGGAGGTGCGCGCACCCGACGCGGTCGGCCTGCTGCACCGCATCGGGCGGGCGCTGGAGTCCGCGGGGGTCCGTGTCCGCAGCGCCCACGTCTCCACGCTCGGCGCCAACGCGGTGGACTCCCTCTACGTGGTCGACGCCGACGGCAAACCCCTGCCGCCGGCCCCGGCGGCCGCGCTGGCCGCCGAGGTGGAGGCGGCGCTGCGCTGA
- a CDS encoding cytosine permease produces MPAKPTAGATETAQETAVETRGLEPVPDDERGGRVRELVPTWVAANISVLLLTMGAGLVIFNKLNIWQVLVVAIAAPVLSYGIVGLISIAGKRGGAPGMALSRAVFGQRGNLFPGALIWVARWGWETINAVSGAYAVLTVLDLVFGIKSNTALIVVTLLFFVGCTFVVSGLGINALRVCSKWSTYLFGAFSVLVLGYLVFDTDWAAVLDKPAGSTAMMIAGIGTIAAGGISWVPSGPDFTRYLPRTASSKAMVGATIGGAGIVVLPMVLMGAVMAVGTPDLASAQDPVSFIGELLPIWIAVPYLLIAVVGMLLINSMSMYSAGFTAQTLGIKVPRAWAVSVNAVISLVFGFLLMVVATSFFGSFISFLTLLAVAFSAWIGVFGVDMLRRKSYDGRALLDTTAGSAYWYKGGYAWQAMTAWGVALVVGLLFTKVDWFSGPLASTWIGQNGLGWVAGILTSGVLYAVLPRTAAPRSAPVEAEEPVPAGTLGN; encoded by the coding sequence ATGCCTGCCAAGCCCACTGCCGGTGCGACGGAGACCGCCCAGGAGACTGCGGTCGAGACCCGCGGACTGGAACCCGTACCGGACGACGAACGCGGCGGCCGGGTCCGCGAACTGGTCCCGACCTGGGTCGCCGCCAACATCAGCGTGCTGCTGTTGACCATGGGCGCGGGGCTCGTGATCTTCAACAAGCTCAACATCTGGCAGGTCCTCGTCGTCGCCATCGCCGCGCCCGTCCTCTCGTACGGGATCGTCGGCCTGATATCCATCGCCGGCAAGCGCGGCGGGGCTCCCGGCATGGCGCTCTCGCGGGCCGTCTTCGGGCAGCGCGGCAACCTGTTCCCCGGCGCGCTGATCTGGGTGGCCCGCTGGGGCTGGGAGACCATCAACGCGGTCAGTGGCGCCTACGCCGTGCTGACCGTCCTCGACCTGGTCTTCGGGATCAAGAGCAACACCGCGCTGATCGTCGTCACCCTGCTCTTCTTCGTGGGCTGCACCTTCGTGGTCTCCGGTCTCGGCATCAACGCGCTGCGCGTGTGCTCGAAGTGGTCGACGTACCTGTTCGGGGCGTTCAGCGTGCTCGTCCTCGGCTACCTGGTGTTCGACACCGACTGGGCGGCGGTACTCGACAAGCCCGCCGGATCCACCGCGATGATGATCGCGGGCATCGGCACGATCGCCGCCGGCGGCATCAGCTGGGTTCCGTCGGGCCCGGACTTCACCCGCTACCTGCCGCGGACCGCGTCCTCGAAGGCCATGGTCGGCGCGACGATCGGCGGCGCGGGGATCGTGGTCCTGCCCATGGTGCTGATGGGCGCGGTGATGGCCGTCGGCACCCCCGACCTGGCCTCCGCGCAGGACCCGGTCTCCTTCATCGGCGAGCTGCTGCCGATCTGGATCGCGGTCCCCTACCTGCTCATCGCGGTGGTCGGCATGCTGCTGATCAACTCGATGTCGATGTACTCGGCGGGCTTCACGGCGCAGACCCTCGGCATCAAGGTCCCGCGCGCCTGGGCCGTCAGCGTCAACGCGGTCATCAGCCTGGTCTTCGGGTTCCTGCTGATGGTCGTCGCGACGAGCTTCTTCGGCTCCTTCATCTCCTTCCTGACGCTGCTGGCCGTGGCCTTCTCCGCGTGGATCGGCGTCTTCGGCGTGGACATGTTGCGGCGCAAGTCCTACGACGGGCGCGCGCTGCTGGACACCACTGCCGGCAGCGCCTACTGGTACAAGGGCGGCTATGCCTGGCAGGCGATGACGGCCTGGGGCGTGGCCCTGGTGGTGGGGCTGCTGTTCACGAAGGTGGACTGGTTCAGCGGCCCGCTCGCCTCGACCTGGATCGGCCAGAACGGTCTGGGCTGGGTCGCGGGCATCCTCACGTCGGGCGTGCTGTACGCCGTCCTGCCCCGCACCGCGGCGCCGCGGTCCGCGCCGGTCGAGGCCGAGGAACCGGTGCCCGCCGGAACCCTGGGCAACTGA
- a CDS encoding P-II family nitrogen regulator, whose amino-acid sequence MKLITAIVKPHRLDEIKEALQRFGVQGLTVSEASGYGRQRGHTEVYRGAEYTVDLVPKIRIEVVVEDDAADDVMNVLVTAAHTGKIGDGKVWSVPVDSIIRVRTGERGADAL is encoded by the coding sequence ATGAAGCTGATCACCGCGATCGTCAAGCCCCACCGGCTCGACGAGATCAAGGAAGCCCTCCAGCGCTTCGGGGTACAGGGACTCACGGTCTCCGAGGCCAGCGGCTACGGCCGCCAGCGCGGCCACACGGAGGTCTACCGCGGCGCCGAGTACACCGTGGACCTCGTACCGAAGATCCGCATCGAGGTGGTCGTCGAGGACGACGCCGCCGACGACGTGATGAATGTGCTCGTCACCGCGGCCCACACCGGCAAGATCGGTGACGGCAAGGTGTGGAGCGTCCCCGTGGACTCGATCATCCGGGTCCGCACCGGCGAGCGCGGCGCTGACGCGCTCTAG
- a CDS encoding bifunctional DNA primase/polymerase yields MGFTIGGSRGTKEFLSGARRRSRTSECTTVAEYTGLWGWETVPGARAAAPAAECSCGHTNCGAPGAHPLDFAPTVPAGATLDEVTEIWGEYPGAAIMLPVGRSFDVIEVSAEAGRRALVRLERMGLPLGPVTVTPDDRAQFFVAPGAAAELPQLLYRMGWDDADLDLRALGHGAFLTAPPSDRAGLGPAGWLRPPALDCAGGPPQARLLLGTLAYICHRLRR; encoded by the coding sequence ATGGGCTTCACGATCGGCGGCAGCCGCGGCACCAAGGAGTTCCTTTCCGGCGCTCGGCGCCGCAGCCGGACCTCGGAGTGCACGACGGTGGCGGAGTACACCGGCCTGTGGGGCTGGGAGACGGTCCCCGGCGCCCGGGCGGCGGCGCCCGCCGCCGAGTGTTCCTGCGGTCATACGAATTGCGGTGCGCCCGGGGCGCATCCGCTGGACTTCGCACCCACCGTCCCGGCGGGCGCCACCCTCGACGAGGTCACCGAGATCTGGGGCGAGTACCCCGGCGCCGCGATCATGCTCCCCGTCGGTCGGTCCTTCGACGTCATCGAGGTCTCCGCGGAGGCCGGGCGGCGCGCGCTGGTCCGACTGGAGCGGATGGGGCTCCCACTGGGCCCGGTCACCGTCACCCCGGACGACCGGGCCCAGTTCTTCGTCGCTCCCGGGGCCGCCGCCGAGCTGCCGCAGTTGCTGTACCGGATGGGCTGGGACGACGCCGATCTCGACCTGCGGGCCCTGGGCCACGGAGCCTTCCTCACCGCCCCGCCCTCCGACCGCGCGGGGCTCGGACCGGCCGGCTGGCTGCGGCCTCCCGCGCTCGACTGCGCGGGCGGGCCGCCGCAGGCCCGGCTGCTGCTGGGGACGCTCGCGTACATCTGCCACCGCCTGAGGCGCTGA
- a CDS encoding ammonium transporter, with product MASAITTLAADAPTLSAANTGFMLICSALVMLMTPGLAFFYGGMVRVKSSLNMLMMSFISLGIVTILWVLYGFSLAFGTDSGSLIGWNSDYVGLSGIGITELWDGYTIPVYVFAVFQLMFAVITPALISGALADRVKFSAWALFTALWVTVVYFPVAHWVWGAGGWLFELGVIDFAGGTAVHINAGAAALGVILVIGKRVGFKKDPMRPHSLPLVMLGAGLLWFGWFGFNAGSWLGNDDGVGAVMFVNTQVATAAAMLAWLAYEKLRHGSFTTLGAASGAVAGLVAITPSGGAVSPLGAIAVGVIAGVLCAMAVGLKYKFGYDDSLDVVGVHLVGGIVGSLLVGFFATGGVQSDVAGLFYGGGLEQLGKQAIGVFSVLAYSLVASAILAFLLDKTIGMRVTEDVEVSGIDQVEHAETAYDFSGAGGGASRGTATPAAAATKKVDA from the coding sequence ATGGCATCAGCCATCACGACCCTCGCGGCAGACGCCCCGACGCTGTCTGCCGCGAACACCGGGTTCATGCTCATCTGCTCCGCCCTGGTCATGCTGATGACCCCGGGACTCGCCTTCTTCTACGGAGGCATGGTCCGCGTCAAGAGCAGTCTCAACATGCTGATGATGAGCTTCATCAGCCTCGGGATCGTCACGATCCTCTGGGTCCTCTACGGATTCAGCCTCGCCTTCGGCACCGACTCAGGCTCCCTGATCGGCTGGAACTCCGACTACGTGGGCCTCAGCGGCATCGGGATCACCGAGCTGTGGGACGGCTACACCATCCCGGTGTACGTCTTCGCCGTCTTCCAGCTGATGTTCGCCGTCATCACCCCCGCCCTGATCAGCGGCGCCCTCGCCGACCGCGTCAAGTTCAGCGCCTGGGCCCTCTTCACCGCCCTGTGGGTCACCGTCGTCTACTTCCCCGTCGCCCACTGGGTGTGGGGCGCGGGCGGCTGGCTCTTCGAACTCGGCGTCATCGACTTCGCGGGCGGCACCGCCGTCCACATCAACGCCGGCGCCGCGGCCCTCGGCGTCATCCTGGTCATCGGCAAGCGCGTCGGCTTCAAGAAGGACCCGATGCGCCCGCACAGCCTCCCCCTCGTGATGCTCGGCGCCGGCCTCCTGTGGTTCGGCTGGTTCGGCTTCAACGCGGGCTCCTGGCTCGGCAACGACGACGGCGTCGGCGCGGTCATGTTCGTCAACACGCAGGTCGCCACCGCCGCCGCCATGCTCGCCTGGCTCGCCTACGAGAAGCTGCGCCACGGCTCCTTCACCACCCTCGGCGCCGCCTCCGGCGCCGTCGCGGGCCTCGTCGCCATCACCCCGTCCGGCGGCGCCGTCTCCCCGCTCGGCGCCATCGCGGTCGGTGTCATCGCCGGTGTGCTGTGCGCCATGGCCGTGGGCCTGAAGTACAAGTTCGGCTACGACGACTCCCTCGACGTGGTCGGCGTCCACCTCGTCGGCGGCATCGTCGGCTCCCTGCTCGTCGGATTCTTCGCCACCGGCGGGGTCCAGTCCGATGTGGCCGGCCTCTTCTACGGCGGCGGCCTGGAGCAGCTCGGCAAGCAGGCCATCGGAGTCTTCTCCGTCCTGGCCTACTCTCTCGTGGCGTCCGCGATCCTCGCCTTCCTCCTCGACAAGACGATCGGAATGCGGGTCACCGAGGACGTCGAGGTCTCCGGCATCGACCAGGTCGAGCACGCCGAGACCGCGTACGACTTCAGCGGAGCCGGCGGCGGAGCCTCGCGCGGAACCGCCACCCCCGCTGCCGCCGCGACCAAGAAGGTTGACGCATGA
- a CDS encoding sugar porter family MFS transporter → MTSTANAPAAGGGGAGHPDHLGHVIFITAAAAMGGFLFGYDSSVINGAVEAIRDRFDVGSAVLAQVIAAALIGCAFGAATAGRLADRIGRIRCMQIAAVLFTASALGSALPFALWDLAMWRVIGGFGIGMASVIGPAYIAEVSPPAYRGRLASFQQAAIVIGIAVSQLVNWGILNLAGGDQRGEIGGLEAWQWMLGVMVIPAVLYGALSFVIPESPRFLVSVGRMEKAKTVLREVEGDRIDADARVREIDSAIHSEHKSTFKDLLGGRFGFLPIVWIGIGLSVFQQLVGINVIFYYSSSLWQSVGIDASSSFLYSFETSVVNIIGTVIAMLLVDRIGRKPLALIGSVGMTISLSLAAWAFSFRSGSGDDITLPHAQGLVALIAANFFVLFFALSWGVVVWVLLGEMFPGRIRAAALGVAAAAQWIANWVITVTFPSLSDWNLSGAYVIYACFALLSIPFILKWVPETKGKALEEMG, encoded by the coding sequence TTGACCAGCACAGCGAACGCACCCGCGGCAGGCGGGGGAGGCGCGGGCCACCCCGACCACCTCGGGCACGTCATCTTCATCACCGCAGCCGCCGCCATGGGTGGCTTCCTCTTCGGTTACGACAGTTCCGTCATCAACGGCGCCGTCGAGGCCATTCGGGACCGCTTCGACGTCGGCTCCGCGGTGCTCGCCCAGGTGATCGCCGCCGCGCTGATCGGCTGTGCCTTCGGCGCCGCCACCGCCGGCCGCCTCGCCGACCGGATCGGCCGCATCCGCTGCATGCAGATCGCGGCCGTCCTCTTCACCGCGAGCGCCCTCGGTTCGGCCCTGCCCTTCGCCCTCTGGGACCTCGCCATGTGGCGCGTCATCGGAGGCTTCGGCATCGGCATGGCCTCCGTGATCGGCCCCGCCTACATCGCCGAGGTCTCCCCGCCCGCCTACCGCGGCCGGCTCGCCTCGTTCCAGCAGGCGGCGATCGTCATCGGCATCGCCGTCTCACAGCTGGTCAACTGGGGCATCCTCAACCTCGCCGGCGGAGACCAGCGCGGAGAGATCGGCGGCCTGGAGGCCTGGCAGTGGATGCTGGGCGTCATGGTCATCCCGGCCGTGCTCTACGGCGCGCTGTCCTTCGTCATCCCGGAGTCCCCGCGCTTCCTCGTCTCGGTCGGCCGCATGGAGAAGGCCAAGACCGTCCTGCGCGAGGTCGAGGGCGACCGCATCGACGCCGACGCCCGCGTCCGCGAGATCGACAGCGCCATCCACTCGGAGCACAAGTCGACCTTCAAGGACCTGCTCGGCGGCCGCTTCGGCTTCCTGCCGATCGTCTGGATCGGTATCGGCCTCTCCGTCTTCCAGCAGCTCGTCGGCATCAACGTGATCTTCTACTACAGCTCCTCGCTGTGGCAGTCGGTCGGCATCGACGCGAGCTCCTCGTTCCTGTACTCCTTCGAGACGTCCGTCGTGAACATCATCGGTACGGTGATCGCGATGCTGCTGGTCGACCGGATCGGCCGCAAGCCGCTCGCCCTCATCGGCTCCGTGGGCATGACGATCTCCCTCTCGCTCGCCGCCTGGGCCTTCTCCTTCCGGTCCGGCAGCGGGGACGACATCACCCTGCCGCACGCCCAGGGCCTGGTGGCCCTGATCGCCGCCAACTTCTTCGTCCTCTTCTTCGCCCTGTCCTGGGGCGTGGTGGTCTGGGTGCTGCTCGGCGAGATGTTCCCGGGCCGCATCCGCGCCGCCGCCCTCGGTGTGGCGGCAGCCGCCCAGTGGATCGCCAACTGGGTCATCACGGTCACGTTCCCGTCGCTGTCGGACTGGAACCTGTCCGGCGCCTACGTCATCTACGCGTGCTTCGCCCTGCTCTCGATCCCGTTCATCCTCAAGTGGGTGCCGGAGACCAAGGGCAAGGCGTTGGAGGAGATGGGGTAA